In one Candidatus Polarisedimenticolaceae bacterium genomic region, the following are encoded:
- a CDS encoding ABC transporter permease, protein MRRVLHIAANDLRLTLRDRAAFFWLLLLPVGMMWIFGSMGGGPRKAALTVVDRDGGWVAKALCERLDLPGVELTVVADEPAGKPPLRKLVLPPGFTENVLAGRQQRLEVEAAEGANSDYTRAADAYVLRAIVKTLAAIVELRRDGIPADPAAAMAALASREPLVKLEVSTAGSGRPVPSGRAQSVPGILTMTVLMMTVIYGAVFLTLEKRDGTLRRQLAGPLTPGQVFAGKVLGRVYVAAMQLVVLLGFGRFLFGVDLGRSPAGLALLIGAYAFCVAAVATLFGAWLRSPEQASAIGWLASMVMAALGGCWWPSEVVPRWLWQVAHVFPTAWAMDGFHALISFGKGIDGVAVPSAALFGMGIIILIVGRRIRGLWGE, encoded by the coding sequence GTGAGACGCGTCCTCCACATCGCGGCGAACGACCTGCGCCTGACCCTGCGCGACCGCGCGGCGTTCTTCTGGCTGCTGCTGCTCCCCGTCGGGATGATGTGGATCTTCGGGAGCATGGGCGGCGGACCGCGCAAGGCGGCGCTCACCGTCGTCGACCGGGACGGGGGCTGGGTGGCGAAGGCGCTCTGCGAGCGACTCGACCTCCCCGGCGTCGAGTTGACCGTCGTCGCCGACGAACCCGCCGGGAAACCTCCGCTCCGAAAACTGGTCCTCCCGCCCGGATTCACGGAGAACGTCCTCGCCGGAAGGCAGCAGCGGCTCGAGGTCGAGGCGGCCGAGGGAGCCAACTCCGACTACACGCGCGCCGCCGACGCCTACGTGTTGCGCGCGATCGTGAAGACGCTCGCGGCGATCGTCGAGCTGCGGCGCGACGGGATCCCCGCCGATCCCGCGGCTGCGATGGCGGCGCTCGCCTCGCGCGAGCCGCTCGTGAAGCTCGAGGTCTCGACGGCGGGATCCGGGCGGCCGGTCCCCTCGGGGCGGGCGCAGAGCGTGCCCGGCATCCTGACGATGACGGTCCTCATGATGACGGTCATCTACGGCGCCGTGTTCCTCACCCTCGAGAAACGCGACGGAACCCTCCGCAGGCAGCTCGCGGGGCCGTTGACCCCGGGGCAGGTGTTCGCGGGGAAGGTCCTCGGACGGGTCTACGTCGCGGCGATGCAACTCGTGGTGCTGCTCGGGTTCGGCCGGTTCCTGTTCGGGGTCGATCTCGGGCGCTCTCCCGCCGGACTGGCCCTGCTGATCGGGGCGTACGCGTTCTGCGTCGCGGCCGTCGCGACCCTCTTCGGGGCGTGGCTGAGATCCCCCGAACAGGCCTCCGCGATCGGCTGGCTGGCGTCGATGGTGATGGCGGCGCTGGGCGGGTGCTGGTGGCCGTCGGAGGTGGTGCCGCGCTGGTTGTGGCAGGTGGCGCACGTCTTCCCGACGGCCTGGGCGATGGACGGTTTTCACGCGTTGATCAGCTTCGGAAAGGGGATCGACGGCGTGGCGGTCCCCTCCGCCGCGCTCTTCGGGATGGGAATCATCATTCTCATCGTTGGTCGGCGTATTCGGGGATTGTGGGGGGAGTAG
- a CDS encoding CoA-binding protein — translation MDPAILETLRRKSPRARIAVVGASNNPEKYGNIIVRNLVRKGYTVLPVNPRETTIADLPVARSLAQVERPVDIVVMVTPPPVTLAVLREAAELGFPAVWLQDGSFDDAVLAYVAKAPFKAVHHACVMVVSSGA, via the coding sequence ATGGACCCGGCAATCCTCGAAACCCTGCGCCGAAAGAGCCCGCGCGCGCGGATCGCGGTGGTGGGGGCCAGCAACAACCCGGAAAAATACGGGAACATCATCGTCCGCAACCTGGTGCGGAAGGGGTACACGGTCCTCCCCGTGAATCCCCGGGAGACGACGATCGCCGACCTTCCGGTCGCCCGCTCCCTCGCGCAGGTCGAGCGCCCCGTCGACATCGTGGTGATGGTCACCCCGCCGCCGGTCACGCTCGCGGTCCTCCGGGAGGCGGCGGAGCTCGGCTTCCCGGCGGTGTGGCTGCAGGACGGGAGCTTCGACGACGCCGTTCTCGCGTACGTCGCGAAGGCGCCGTTCAAGGCGGTGCACCACGCGTGCGTGATGGTGGTGAGCAGCGGGGCGTAG
- a CDS encoding DEAD/DEAH box helicase, translated as MPFSRFPLHPDLIRGVRELGFQRPTPIQEQSITPACEGKDLLACASTGSGKTAAFVLPILNRLIPKKRGTTRALILTPTRELAAQIQSHLESLAVHTPVTGAAVFGGVGMGPQEHALRSGVDVIVATPGRLLDHLSRSYARFNALEVLVLDEADRMLDMGFLPDIRRILRQLPTKRQTLFFSATMPREIAQLAQEMLHHPVTINLERKSQPAVGITQAVYPVGRELKAALLAELIARDLVHDAIVFTRTKHRANRVADFLEKRGISTARIHGNRSQGQRTAALEGFKAGTYKILVATDIVARGIDVEELGHVINFDVPVEPAAYIHRVGRTARAEATGDAFTFVSPEEEPDLRAIEKAIGRALPRVTLPGFDYSSRPAEKLEIPIAQRLAAHRAQRRQGQGGKPPSKPKPKGPRRGGGGDSRVQAILDKHAPMDRGRRR; from the coding sequence ATGCCGTTCTCCCGGTTCCCGCTTCATCCGGACCTGATCAGGGGCGTTCGCGAGCTGGGCTTCCAGCGTCCGACGCCGATCCAGGAGCAGTCGATCACCCCCGCGTGCGAGGGGAAGGACCTCCTGGCGTGCGCGTCGACCGGCAGCGGCAAGACCGCCGCGTTCGTGTTGCCGATCCTCAACCGCCTGATCCCCAAGAAGCGCGGGACGACGCGGGCGCTGATCCTGACGCCGACGCGCGAGCTCGCCGCGCAGATCCAGTCGCATCTCGAATCGCTCGCCGTCCACACGCCGGTCACCGGCGCGGCGGTGTTCGGCGGGGTCGGGATGGGACCGCAGGAGCACGCGTTGCGCTCGGGGGTGGACGTGATCGTCGCCACCCCGGGACGCCTGCTCGACCACCTCAGCCGGTCGTACGCGCGGTTCAACGCCCTCGAGGTGCTCGTCCTCGACGAGGCCGACCGGATGCTCGACATGGGGTTCCTCCCCGACATCCGCAGGATCCTCAGGCAGCTCCCGACGAAACGGCAGACGCTTTTCTTCAGCGCCACGATGCCCCGCGAGATCGCCCAGCTCGCGCAGGAGATGCTGCATCACCCGGTGACGATCAACCTCGAGCGCAAGTCGCAGCCGGCGGTCGGGATCACGCAGGCGGTCTACCCCGTCGGGCGCGAGCTGAAGGCGGCGCTCCTCGCCGAGCTGATCGCCCGGGACCTCGTCCACGACGCGATCGTCTTCACACGGACCAAGCACCGGGCGAACCGCGTGGCGGATTTCCTCGAGAAGCGCGGGATCTCCACGGCGCGCATCCACGGCAACCGCAGCCAGGGGCAGCGCACCGCGGCCCTCGAGGGGTTCAAGGCGGGGACCTACAAGATCCTGGTCGCGACCGACATCGTCGCGCGGGGGATCGACGTGGAGGAGCTCGGCCACGTGATCAACTTCGACGTGCCGGTCGAGCCCGCGGCGTACATCCACCGCGTCGGGCGCACCGCGCGCGCGGAGGCGACCGGCGACGCGTTCACCTTCGTCTCCCCGGAAGAGGAGCCCGATCTCCGCGCGATCGAGAAGGCGATCGGGCGCGCGCTTCCGCGCGTGACCCTGCCGGGCTTCGACTACAGCAGCCGTCCCGCAGAGAAGCTCGAGATCCCGATCGCGCAGCGGCTCGCCGCCCACCGGGCGCAGCGGCGCCAGGGGCAGGGCGGAAAGCCCCCGTCCAAGCCCAAGCCGAAGGGGCCGCGCCGCGGGGGCGGCGGCGACTCCCGCGTCCAGGCGATTCTCGACAAACACGCGCCGATGGACCGCGGCCGCAGACGCTGA